The segment CGCGATGCCATCGATTACATTGATCGCAATTATATTAAAGAGACGGTGGTAAAGCATCCCGACCGCTCTGAGGCCGAGCGTTTTTGGAACTTCCCCCGTATTACCGTTGAAGAAGCGGTGGTTAATGCCGTCTATCATCGCTCTTATGAAATACGTGAACCCGTTGAAGTGCGCATTACTAACGAAGACTTGGTGGTGCTTAGTTTTCCGGGGCCGGATCGCTCGATTCGCATGCAAGATCTACGCGCCGGTAAAGCCGTTAGTCGTCGCTATCGCAACCGCCGCATTGGCGAATTTCTTAAAGAGCTTGACCTCACCGAGGGCCGTTCTACTGGTATACCCAAAATAATGCGCGCTATGCAGCAAAACGGCTCACCACCGCCCGAGTTTGAAAGCGATGATGACCGTACAAGCTTTATCGTGCGGCTGCCGGTGCATGAACGAGTATTGAAATATGAAAATGAGACTAAGGCCCAAGTCACCCAGCAAGTCACCCAGCAAGTCGAAAAAATTGTGTCGGTGGTTGATAAAGAGATGTCGCGATCAGAGTTAATGACGGCGCTAGGTCTTAAAGATAGAATGCACTTTGTGAGTGACTATCTTCAGGCTGCTATTAATGCTGGGATGATTGAGCCGACCATTCCTGATAAACCTACAAGCAGTAAGCAACGTTACCGTCTCACTACCAAAGGTCATACGTTTTTAACAAAGCTAGGCAATAGGTAAGAAGCGATGACTGAATACCTCCACGTCGAAAAACCGTTTCTTGACCAGCTTAAAACACTGGGCTGGACGGTCATCGACCAGGGGCACAACATCATACCTTCTGATCCGGCAGCAAGCCTGCGCACTAACTTTCGTGAGTTGATTCTGCCAACAATTTTTTGCGACTCGGTAAGGTCAATAAACCTCACTGCCGACAACAAAGCGTGGCTTACCGATCGTCAGCTTGATGACTTGCGCGACCAGCTTTTACGCCAGCCCAACCTAACTTTGCTCGAAGCAAATGAGGCGGCGCAAGCCTTGTTTCTTAAAGCCCAGGTTGATCGCGATGAACCAGTGCCTGCGTCGGTTGCTAAAGCGCTACAACGGCCTAATACTTTGCCAAAGGCTTTCATGAATAAGCCCAAAAAGGTGTTAATGGCTGCCGAGCCGCTTGTTCAATATAGTGCGGTGCCATCAAGCAAGACCTTTGGCGTTGTTAATTCATCAGCGCGAATTTTGCTTATGATCGACGAGGCTCATCGTACCCAAGGCTCTGATTTAGGCGAAAACCTGTTTGAAGCATTCCCCAATGCCACCCGCATTGCCTTTACCGGAACGCCACTCATTACCGAACCGCATGGTAGTAAACGTACCGTGAAACGCTTTGGTGAGTATATTGATACATACAAATTGATGGATTCTGTTCGTGATGGTGCCACGTTACAAATCCTCTACGAGGGACGCACCGCCGAAACCGCGCTGAAAGATAAGCATGGTTTTAACAGCAAGTTTGAAGACCTTTTTAAAGAACGTAGCGAAGCCGAACTTAACGCTATTAAAAAGAAATACGGCGCTAGCGGTGATATTCTCGAAGCCGAAAATCGCATTGCAGCCATTGCCATAGACCTTGTTGATCATTACATAGAAAATATTTTACCTGATAGTTTTAAAGCCCAAGTTGTCTGTCACTCAAAGCTCGCGGCAATTCGTTACCAAAAGGCTATTCGCAGTGCACTTAGCGAGCGTCTTGAGCGCGAGAAACAAAAGGCGCACATAAACTGCGAGCTTATTCAACGCATTGAATTTCTTAAAGCTGTGGTGGTTATATCGTCAGACCCAACAAACGAGCCAGCTATGATCACCGCAGCACGTAAAGAAGCTAAGCGCTGCAATGCGATTGAGAATTTTTGCAAACCATTTGATTTTGTTGATCCTGATAAAACATACACAGGCATCGCGTTTCTTATTGTCTGCGATATGCTACTTACCGGGTTTGATGCCCCGGTTAAGCAGGTAATGTATATTGACAAGAAGCTGCGCGAACACAACCTTTTGCAAGCTATCGCACGAGTAAACCGAGTAGCCAAAAATAAAAACAGGGGTTTCATTGTTGACTACATTGGTTTGGCAAATCATTTAACCTTGGCCTTATCTATCTATGCCGATGAAGATGCCCGCGATATTAATGAAGGTTTAAAGAGTATCGCAAGCGAACTGCCGATTTTAGAAGAACGCTATCAACGCTTGTTGCAGCACTTTTTCTCTCTCGGGGTGACGCAGATTGAAGCCTTTGTTAAAGGTACGCTACTGGATGTTAAGAACGAAATAATGGTGCTTCACCTGGCTGTTGGTGCGCTTAAAGATATTAAGCCTAGGGCTGACTTTGAGGTTTACTTTAAAAAGTTTCTTAAGAGTCTAAACCTCATTTTACCGAATCATGCCGGTCAACCATATCGCGGTGCTGCACGCCGATTTGGCTATTTGTTGCACATGGCAAAAGAGCGCTACAAAGACGATTCACTTGATATCAGCGATGCTGGCGAGAAGGTAAAGGCGCTTATCAACGAGCATCTCATTGACCTTGGAATCAATCCTAAAATCCCACCCATCGAACTCTTATCCGACGACTTCATTGCTCACGTGCACAAACATTCACATGGAAATGCCGAAGCCAAGGCGAGCGAGATGGAGCACGCTATTCGCAAACACTGCACGATTCATTTTAATGAAGACCCAGCTTTTTATAAACGGTTGAGTGAAAAACTCGAAAAACTTATTCAAGAACATCGTGACAATTGGCAAGCACTCGCTGAGGGTTACGAGCATCTACGCAATGAGGCCATTGCTGGGCGCACGGAGACAGTCGCAGGCCTAACCAAAGAAGCCACTACTTTTTATGATTATGTTATTCAGCTTGGCTTTGATGATGTTGAGGCTGCCTCTGAGCATAACGAAGCGCTTAAAAAGTTGATGCTACGTATTGTTGAGTTGTTGCAGAACACTATTGATGTAATCGATTTTTGGCAGAAATCGATTGAAGTTAAGAAACTGCGCGGCAACATTGACACCGAAATATTGCTTGCTGATATTCCCGCGCTAAGTGCAAAGCACGAGCGTATTGCCGTAGAGATCGTAAAACTTGCCGAAAAGCGTCACAAGGAGTTGACTAAGTGAGCAACGCGCCGCCGACCAACATTAGCTACGAAATTGTCCGAAGCCAGCGGTCTACCACTGACATCATTATTGAGCGCGATGGCAGTGTGCTGGTACGTGCACCCGAATGGGCAGATGACAAACAGATCGCTGATACTGTTGCCGCCAAATACTACTGGATCTATCAAAGTTTAGCCGAGTGGCGCGATCTCAACGCCTCGCGAGTGCTACGTGAATATAAAAATGGCGAGGGTTTTTTATATTTGGGTCGTGCCTACCGACTCTTGCTTGTTGCTGATCAAGATGAGCCACTTATGCTTAAGGGTGGTCGCTTTACTTTGCGTCGCGATCTTGTTGATCAAGGTGAAATTGCCGCCGCAAAAGTAGCTTTTCGTGACTATTATATTGCGCGAGGTCGTCAACGCCTTTGCCAACGTGTTGAATACTACGCGCCAAAAGTTGGGGTAAGCGCCACTACGGTTGATGTGCGCGAGCTTGGTAACCGTTGGGCATCATGTTCTTCTGCTGGTGCGCTCGTCTTTCATTGGAAGTGCATGATGGCTCCACCTACTATTATTGACTATATTGTTGTTCACGAACTTTGTCATTTTTATCATCGTGATCACACAGATGCTTTTTGGAATGAAGTCGATAAGGTGCTACCAGATTATCATGAGCGCAAAGAGTGGCTACGAATAAATGGTGCTGGGTTAGATGTATAACGGTAGCAAAGTAATTTATATTTTTCTATTGTGTTTTAATTATTAGTGATGTCATATTTATTATATGTTAGCTTGTAGTTATATTTCGCTTACCGCAATAATTTTATCGTCAACCATCACCAGTAACACAACAAG is part of the Deltaproteobacteria bacterium genome and harbors:
- a CDS encoding transcriptional regulator — its product is MDPRSVDAIQKELLQLCHSSLQPYYDMLSAVYVVDGRTILVLWAPGGETRPYKAKVSLAKGTKDWVYYIRKHSSTVLAKGADEQELLGLAATVPFDDRYNQTAALDDLSPRLIEEFLREVKSELATTASSLTLENLGRQMSIIGGSTESPFPKNVGLLFFNEAPQRFFPVTQIDVVWFPDGAGGDTFEEKEFKGPLARITRDAIDYIDRNYIKETVVKHPDRSEAERFWNFPRITVEEAVVNAVYHRSYEIREPVEVRITNEDLVVLSFPGPDRSIRMQDLRAGKAVSRRYRNRRIGEFLKELDLTEGRSTGIPKIMRAMQQNGSPPPEFESDDDRTSFIVRLPVHERVLKYENETKAQVTQQVTQQVEKIVSVVDKEMSRSELMTALGLKDRMHFVSDYLQAAINAGMIEPTIPDKPTSSKQRYRLTTKGHTFLTKLGNR
- a CDS encoding type I restriction endonuclease subunit R produces the protein MTEYLHVEKPFLDQLKTLGWTVIDQGHNIIPSDPAASLRTNFRELILPTIFCDSVRSINLTADNKAWLTDRQLDDLRDQLLRQPNLTLLEANEAAQALFLKAQVDRDEPVPASVAKALQRPNTLPKAFMNKPKKVLMAAEPLVQYSAVPSSKTFGVVNSSARILLMIDEAHRTQGSDLGENLFEAFPNATRIAFTGTPLITEPHGSKRTVKRFGEYIDTYKLMDSVRDGATLQILYEGRTAETALKDKHGFNSKFEDLFKERSEAELNAIKKKYGASGDILEAENRIAAIAIDLVDHYIENILPDSFKAQVVCHSKLAAIRYQKAIRSALSERLEREKQKAHINCELIQRIEFLKAVVVISSDPTNEPAMITAARKEAKRCNAIENFCKPFDFVDPDKTYTGIAFLIVCDMLLTGFDAPVKQVMYIDKKLREHNLLQAIARVNRVAKNKNRGFIVDYIGLANHLTLALSIYADEDARDINEGLKSIASELPILEERYQRLLQHFFSLGVTQIEAFVKGTLLDVKNEIMVLHLAVGALKDIKPRADFEVYFKKFLKSLNLILPNHAGQPYRGAARRFGYLLHMAKERYKDDSLDISDAGEKVKALINEHLIDLGINPKIPPIELLSDDFIAHVHKHSHGNAEAKASEMEHAIRKHCTIHFNEDPAFYKRLSEKLEKLIQEHRDNWQALAEGYEHLRNEAIAGRTETVAGLTKEATTFYDYVIQLGFDDVEAASEHNEALKKLMLRIVELLQNTIDVIDFWQKSIEVKKLRGNIDTEILLADIPALSAKHERIAVEIVKLAEKRHKELTK
- a CDS encoding M48 family metallopeptidase, whose translation is MVRSQRSTTDIIIERDGSVLVRAPEWADDKQIADTVAAKYYWIYQSLAEWRDLNASRVLREYKNGEGFLYLGRAYRLLLVADQDEPLMLKGGRFTLRRDLVDQGEIAAAKVAFRDYYIARGRQRLCQRVEYYAPKVGVSATTVDVRELGNRWASCSSAGALVFHWKCMMAPPTIIDYIVVHELCHFYHRDHTDAFWNEVDKVLPDYHERKEWLRINGAGLDV